atttgaatCGGATGCTTTTTCCACATCACTTTCATCTTTAACGGGCTTTGCAGTGGACTTTGCTGAACCAACAGACTTctggaaaattaattaaatacgtAGTCATTAAAGCTTTTGTAATAGGTATAACatagcaactttataaaatttattccaAGGATAAACACAACGGCTTTACATAAGTACCTTCCTCTCATCCTTGGACGGAGTTTTTGTAAGATCTTTTGCAGGAGTAGCTTTTCCCTGAGCTCGTTTGTTCTTATTATCACGCTGGCTAACAACAACTTCGGCCTTCTTGCCCGTCTGTTTCGCCGATTTGGCATCCACATCACTGGTTTTTTCATCTTCCTTTGATGCATCAGAACTCGGTACACTGTCCTCCTTGTCGGTGGTAGAAGATACCTTTTTCCCTTTTTGCTTATGCAATTTGGATTCTGAAGCACTAACTCCTTCAAGGGACTTCTTGGGATCAGATTCCTCCTCCATTTCAACATCACCAGCTGGCTCACTTTCCACTAATTCATCCTTCTTTTCTGGTTCATCCTCTTTTGGATCCTCATCAGCAAGGCTTCCACTTGGGGAGAGAGATGGAACACCAACAGGCTCTTCAGATGTTTTGGGTGAGGGTACTGGGGCATCAGGCTCTTTTTCATTTTCTGCTGGCTCTGCAGAATCAGCCAACGGAGCCTCACTTGGTACATTGTCAGCATCCTTCCCATCTTTTTCTTGAGGCTCAGGCATCACTGTTTCCTCCTTTTCCTCCATAACAGCAGGTTCTGGAAGTTCTAAAGAGCTCTTCAACGAATTTGTTTTCTTCCCTTTCCGCTTGTTAACTTTTACTGGCTTAGTTTTTGGTTTTGTGAGCTTTTCAGCATCTATATTGTCAACCTTAGCCTTGCTTGGTTCTGCCTCTTCATCATGAACCTCATGATTTACCTCCTTGGAATCATCGTTGCCTGCAGAGATATCTTCAACCTCATTCTGTAATGTACCATTGCTGACCACAGCCTTTGGAGACCCAACAGTAGCAGGACCAACTTCTTCAGAAGGGGGCGCATCATCCAAAGTTTCCAAAGCTACCTGAGGAAAAAATGAAAAGCTAACATTAAGCCATTGTTCCAGAAAAATGACCAAGCTCATTAAAATAGCATGAGGAACACACATACTTCAACTGCCTTTTCTGAAGGTGGGTTGGTCACATCATTCTCAGCAGCCTGATTAAAGAAAGATTGGAAAGAAGACGTTAAAAAAAGCAGGAAATAATAGATATTTAAAGAATCAATTGGCTGCTTCATGCTACTAACTGTGCAAGCACAACATATACCCAGTAAACCTGTTTCTCAAAACGtagaagaaagaagaagaaaaaaaagactGACTTTGATGTGAGACTAAACAATAACGACTACAGAAAGTTAGCTCTCAACAAATTAGTGTTAGATGTGGTCTTCAACAGCTGTTAAATATGTGATGAAGTGGATCAAAAACAGATCAAGTGTAATATTTAAACATCTTGATAAAAAGTCAGCGCCAtgaaaagcaaaaaaagaaaaataacagCATCTTCCAGGTACAAAACCTCTCCAAAATCATTCCAAACTGCTCGTAGATTTCCATCATGTGACATCCATAGTCTACTACACTTAAGTAGCATTTATTCAAGTAATTAAGGATATGGAATATACCATGTTCTTCTATATGTGAGCCTTTTCTCCCTCATGTAAACAAGGAAAAGTGATATGTAAAGTTTAGAAAAGCTTCAGAGCAAAAGTTTTAAATATAAGATAGAGAATGAAATAGAACAGTGTGCTTCGTTGCTAAATTTGATGAACACAGTATTTGAAGGAGAAACTCCAAATTCCAACTCCAAATGAATCATAAAAATTATTGCACAAACTCTACAACTCAGTCACTCCGTAACTTCTCTAACCTTCCTGGCTAAAATCAAGAAAACTAAATTACATCACTATATTAGCATATAATGCCCTTACTCTGTGGACTTAAGTCATGGAGAGTAAAACACATACTATAATAACCACTAACCAGCCATCAAGATATATTGCATGTTATCAATTACCAAATATTTTTAGCTTTGCAGAACTACCAAgagatatatattattaaaaaaaaaaaaatcatcatgGACTAAGGAATATACTACCACATTTTCGTTCACAGCATCTGCCTCACTAGGCTCAACAGCTTCACTTCTAGCTTGTAAAACAGTTGCCACAGCCTTACTATAATCATCTACAGTAGTACCAAGGGACTTCATAGCTGGTATCAGATAAGGTTTAAGCTTGACAGCACACTTTTCAGCCACTTTCTCCCCAAGCAGACGAGCAACAGGCAAAACTTCCTGGACATCAGAATATAAAAAAGATCACCAAACTCATTCAGGGTGATCACAAATGAAGCTTCAGCAACTTGTAAGAAAATTGACCTTATTCTCGGTTTTCAGAACGTCTAGGATAGACGAACAAAGATCTGTTGATATATCTTCACTTTCTTCCAAGACAAGGGTCATGATTGTCTCCATTGAAGAAAACACATTTTCAGAATGATCACCCCTACAAGATCCCAAAAGAATAAACCGTCGTCAGGTAAGGTTAATCGATCACAGTCTATCAAAGAGTGACTTGAAGGTTTTCCATCACTTCCTTCTTGTGCACTTGTGCAGTAAATATCCCAAAAGACATAGGGAGAGAACAAAATTGCAAAGACTGCATGTAAGAGTTTCTCCACTCCAAATCTTTACCTTCCTTCTCTTTCAAAATGTATTAGTagtttagaaattattcaacaACATAATCCTCCACGTGACTAAAAAATTTCAGGGTTACAAAATTCACAAGTGCTCGAGTACATAACAATTACCGTACATGTATAAACAAGCAAGAGCATAAGTTTTCATATTTCACCATTGAAGGGTCTACAAAGTGTATGACATAAGATAGAAAAGATCAGAACCATAATTTTTCAATGTTGCTCTTTTTAAAAGCATCAAGCATAGTCAGATACAAAATCCTGGGGAGATACAGGACCAAGGCTCCAAGAACTTACATAAATACAATTCTTGTGGGGAGCAAAGAGGGAAACTACATAAAGGCATGCAGTGTACAGGGATAGCAATAAAGAAAAGGCAACGGGTAATCTTCAGATAAAAGAATGTGTAACAAAAAGAATGAGACACAAGATAGTTCACAATATGTGTACCATATAGTCCACAACAATAAGCAATTCATCTTCATCAGAAAAACCATTTTGCGATAGTGGTCCACACACAAGAAATCAAAGGCCAGTACCAAATCAGAAGAGCTTTTCTCCTTAGCAAGCATGCAAGGAGTTATCCTTTTACATAAGGTGGGGAGAGCAAATAAACTAAACACCACTTTCTGTTTTGGGTTTTTATAATTCACTACCTGGAGGCACCTAAAGGAAGATGTGCCATACAAATTCTAGGATGTATGTGGAACAACTAGATATTCTAACTCTGAGATCAAGAAGTGTGAAAGTTTTTTAACACTGCAAGATCTAAGTTGATCCAGAAGTAGGCAAGCTGCACGAATGACAAACCAGAGGTGTTGTACACATACCAAACAAACCAAAAGAAGAACAATAACCTAACAAGAACTCTCACAAAGTATGTTTCCCAACATCAAAAACAAATGCTCATATCTTTCAGTTACCTGATAGTTCTAAAGAAGTGATGGAACATTTCCACAATTAATGCATCACATTCCAGATCCAGCATCACCACACATGATCTGACTTTTGCCACTGTTTCCAGGATGCAGGTCCTCTTGTTAAATGACAGGCTAGATTTGTCATCTAGCTTCTCAAACGATGATACAATCAATTGAAACACCTCCTGTACACAGTTGGCTACATCAGCATATGGACAGAAGGAATAATCATAATAGTGACACTAGTGGATTGATTGATCATATACACCTTCATTTGGTCATCCTCGTAAGGTGCATCTGGAGCTGTGATCCTTGTTACCTCACTGATACATGAAGCAACAGCAACATTGACATCAATGTCTGAATGTCTCAACAGTTCATTGGAGATCAATGCTTTCATTGATGGAGAGAGTGATTTCTTCATTGACTCCGATGGTGACTGTTCCACTTGGGTGAGCAAGTTTTCTACACGCTACAAGCACGAGAAACAAGGATAAATAAAACAACTGAAGACTCTATGTTGTGGAACTTCCCAAAGAAGTATCTCTAACACAACTTGGTGCACGAATACAGGTTTCACATCATACTCCTAGAAGTAGGCAAACAACACACAAAAGAATAATGTGCATCCTTCCAGGCAGCAGCTCAGCACTAAGCAGGTATAGTAGACTCACAAAAGACCTCCCCCCCCCCACccacccacacacacacacaatacaCACAGGCATTCCAAGCATAATGTTGCCAGAAGCTCAAACTGCAATATAAGACTAGATGACAGAAAAAAGAATCTGAATCCGAAAATAAATCTAAATTGTCTTGGAAAAGTAGGAATAAACATCTAAATTCCAGGAACCAGTGTTGCTTTCATATCCAAGTACCTCCAAGTTCACAATGTTGGATAAATAACTGAGACGTTAACTACTCaccttttaaaattaaaaaggcTCGAGTGAACTGAGTTTAGATAAGGACTACCAAGTACCAAATTCAACTTACAGCTAAACTCAGTACAGATAGGTTCAATTAATAGCGTTTTATGTCAAGGACCATTCAGGTGAAAAGAACATAACCCAAGTATTTCTCAGGCAATCCAGAGAGGCTCCACGAAAACATGAAGTTAGAGCACCTTATAAGTATTGCTATACAAGTAAAACAGCACAGCCTCAAAATTCTGGGGGTGAATAAATATCTGTTTTATTAttttcggttttttcatgaaatgcccccgaggtttgcaaaaacgcaccaaataccctcgtgtctttcgaatcacataatatacccctatttttgcctaagtttgcaccaaatacccctaatccgaccttccgttagtcctccgttaagtcatgtttataattcacagaatgcccctatttttaaacttattgcacaatatacacctatttgtaaactaAGTTGCACTAAATATCCAaactgcttttttttttttcttttctctccatCCCTTCCTTCTCTTTTCCTGATCCATCTTCTCCGGTGCACTCCATTGTTCTACAACCGCCAACATAAGAATCAACGTGCAAACAATCAAATTCGAAAAATCAATTACTTCCATTCACACTAATCGCCCACAAATTGGACTGAGATTGGAGAAACAAGAAGGGCGGACCCAGAGAAGAACATACAGGATTGAGCTACTTAAAACACAAAGGCTGCAAGAATTAAACCACTTTATCAAAGATATTCAGATCAACAACACTTACAACAACATTTACAGAGAATTCCTTAACTAAGTGCTTCATACTATCTTAGTAGTAAGTCAGAAACCTTAGAATTAGAATTCGATTCTGGAAATCCACCACCATAAATCCATAATCAATGTCTGCTTCTACATTGACTCccaattttcttcaaacagtctCCACTCAATTTTACTCACTCTCCCAATTCCCAATTCCCAACACCCTCAACTTCTCGAATTTCATTCAATTGCAAATCAAAATACCCAATTTCGTCAAAATCAGCTTCAATTCTAACCCTAAATGCAGCACTTTTTGACCCTTTTGTGCTTCAAATTGCAGAAACTTTTGAagactctctctcctcttcatcttcttcaactcCCTTACCTTTGCAGAAACTAAGGGATTCGTCCTCCGAATCCCTTCTTTCTCTATTGCTCGTTGCACTTGAGTGGGTCAATGAATCGACGGTGCAACCGAGGATGTTGAACCCTGGGCCGAGATCGGCCTCCGCCGGCGACCAGAGAACGGAAATCGGACGCCGTCGGCTATCAGAGAGCAGGAGGAAGAACAACTTCGTTTTTTGCACCGCCGCGAAACTTCCGCACCACCGGAGAATCGACAACCTTCCCAATGCGGCCACCGGAGAACGACCACACTCCGCGAAGCCAAGTCGACCACCATCAACATCTGATTTAAGTGATCCTCCGGATCACTGTCGGCGACCAGAGATCGGCCTCCGCCGGCGACCAGAGAGCGGAGATCGGACGTCGCCAGCGACCAGAGAGCAGGAGGATCTACCCAGAATTACTGGGTTTCGAGTAGGTTGAAGcttgaagaacaggggagagagagagaaatagaagaatatgagatttttttttttgagtttttgtcaaAGGGAAGGTAAGTAAATGGGGTCATAACACaattaagggcaaaatagtaaaactccactaacggtagactaacgccgttaactgttaggtgcatctcatgaacagtacggaTAAATAGGGGCATATTATGTTAATCGaaacacgcgagggtatttggtgcgtttttgtaaacctcgggggtatttcatgaaaaaaccgtattaTTTTTATGTATCCTGCAAAGCCAACCGCACACACCCCGCAACTTTCCCATATAAAATGCAAAAAATCCTCATTAAGTTACAAGTTTTAACTACTAGTAAACAAAAAAGTATCGAAGTTTTTAATATAAACTTCAATATAATAAGCCATTTTTGTTATCTCCATAGAACGGAAAGCGCAGAGTTAGTAAATTCAAGTGCAAAAGCTCATTAAGTTTTAACTACTAGTAAAGCAGAAAAAAGTATCGGAATTCTAACATAATAGGACAATTTTATTGTTGCCGCAGAACGGGTAACAGCAGAGTTAGTAAATTCAATTACAGAAAATAATTCGAACATAACTGAGCATCTTCGAGCAAACAGAAGTTTCATCCAGAAATCGCGAACGTTTGACACCCGTACCCAGAACTCAACTTACGTGGCAGTAGACTAATAATACGAAGTCTATAATGTTGTTTTTTTTGTGAGGGGATATATAATCTTGTTAAGACGGGAAGGAAATTGAGAAAATAAGGAAAGGAATCAATTAAAAGCGTATTATTGAACCAAAAGTAAGGAaatgtagcaaaaaaaaaaaaaaaaagcgttTAAAAGCACAAATgccaattaattacaatttaaacttaaacattaaaaaaacattttaaaaaaaaaatagcaacTTTATAACACATGCAACTGTTTAAGAAAATTAGAACGCAATTAATTCAACAGGACACCCAATTAACACTTgagttaaataaataaatcaagcaaaattcaagaaattcgGGAAAAACCTAGCATCTGGAAAACTGGAAAAGGGATAAATTAAAGACTTACGTCAAGCGAAGCAAGCAATTCAGCGACGGAagacggaggagagagaagctgGTTACCAGCTTCGGTGAGCTGCTTCTCAAGCAGCTCTTCATCTGACAACGCCATTGTTAAACTTCTCTAGATCTCTCAATTACTCAACTTCTTCAACAGCATCAAAACCCTGGCAACCCAGGATCACCACCGTAACAACTAAAA
This sequence is a window from Spinacia oleracea cultivar Varoflay chromosome 1, BTI_SOV_V1, whole genome shotgun sequence. Protein-coding genes within it:
- the LOC110803473 gene encoding sister chromatid cohesion protein PDS5 homolog C isoform X1, whose amino-acid sequence is MALSDEELLEKQLTEAGNQLLSPPSSVAELLASLDRVENLLTQVEQSPSESMKKSLSPSMKALISNELLRHSDIDVNVAVASCISEVTRITAPDAPYEDDQMKEVFQLIVSSFEKLDDKSSLSFNKRTCILETVAKVRSCVVMLDLECDALIVEMFHHFFRTIRGDHSENVFSSMETIMTLVLEESEDISTDLCSSILDVLKTENKEVLPVARLLGEKVAEKCAVKLKPYLIPAMKSLGTTVDDYSKAVATVLQARSEAVEPSEADAVNENVAAENDVTNPPSEKAVEVALETLDDAPPSEEVGPATVGSPKAVVSNGTLQNEVEDISAGNDDSKEVNHEVHDEEAEPSKAKVDNIDAEKLTKPKTKPVKVNKRKGKKTNSLKSSLELPEPAVMEEKEETVMPEPQEKDGKDADNVPSEAPLADSAEPAENEKEPDAPVPSPKTSEEPVGVPSLSPSGSLADEDPKEDEPEKKDELVESEPAGDVEMEEESDPKKSLEGVSASESKLHKQKGKKVSSTTDKEDSVPSSDASKEDEKTSDVDAKSAKQTGKKAEVVVSQRDNKNKRAQGKATPAKDLTKTPSKDERKKSVGSAKSTAKPVKDESDVEKASDSNSKRKRSSEKKVSSEKKVPSGKKASKYGKELVGSTIHVWWPDDKEFYKGVVEHFDPGSGKHKVIYSDGDVEVLKLEKEKWKLMEDDQRDSSDGESPDESAEMPQAKKAKTSPVLGAKRGKTETSAKKAGGSTSKSKTTTKPRTKKKDDNNKVDAKTKDEPLKSIGKSEDPKGGKPKDSKSGNKDKTPKSVGKSKANDVDTPKGSSKSKQETPIVATKSKGKSPKSGGKSNTTNGSNKVKAAPAAEEEDTEDMESSPEPAKAPESSKGKSQSGSKKSAKKRKRGTKG
- the LOC110803473 gene encoding sister chromatid cohesion protein PDS5 homolog C isoform X2, with protein sequence MALSDEELLEKQLTEAGNQLLSPPSSVAELLASLDRVENLLTQVEQSPSESMKKSLSPSMKALISNELLRHSDIDVNVAVASCISEVTRITAPDAPYEDDQMKEVFQLIVSSFEKLDDKSSLSFNKRTCILETVAKVRSCVVMLDLECDALIVEMFHHFFRTIRGDHSENVFSSMETIMTLVLEESEDISTDLCSSILDVLKTENKEVLPVARLLGEKVAEKCAVKLKPYLIPAMKSLGTTVDDYSKAVATVLQARSEAVEPSEADAVNENAAENDVTNPPSEKAVEVALETLDDAPPSEEVGPATVGSPKAVVSNGTLQNEVEDISAGNDDSKEVNHEVHDEEAEPSKAKVDNIDAEKLTKPKTKPVKVNKRKGKKTNSLKSSLELPEPAVMEEKEETVMPEPQEKDGKDADNVPSEAPLADSAEPAENEKEPDAPVPSPKTSEEPVGVPSLSPSGSLADEDPKEDEPEKKDELVESEPAGDVEMEEESDPKKSLEGVSASESKLHKQKGKKVSSTTDKEDSVPSSDASKEDEKTSDVDAKSAKQTGKKAEVVVSQRDNKNKRAQGKATPAKDLTKTPSKDERKKSVGSAKSTAKPVKDESDVEKASDSNSKRKRSSEKKVSSEKKVPSGKKASKYGKELVGSTIHVWWPDDKEFYKGVVEHFDPGSGKHKVIYSDGDVEVLKLEKEKWKLMEDDQRDSSDGESPDESAEMPQAKKAKTSPVLGAKRGKTETSAKKAGGSTSKSKTTTKPRTKKKDDNNKVDAKTKDEPLKSIGKSEDPKGGKPKDSKSGNKDKTPKSVGKSKANDVDTPKGSSKSKQETPIVATKSKGKSPKSGGKSNTTNGSNKVKAAPAAEEEDTEDMESSPEPAKAPESSKGKSQSGSKKSAKKRKRGTKG